In Spirosoma pollinicola, the genomic window ACTGAAATCTACGGATTTACATGGAAAGAATGCAATATTCCTTGAAAAAGTTAAATAAGTTCCAACCCAAACCCAATAACAACCTGACATACAACGTATTATACTTTTCTACATAGTTTTGTATACATACACCTAAAATAATCAAAACTAAAATATTTATATAAAGTGCTCATTAAGAGGTCACTTCTTCTTAGCTAAAATCCATACGGCTTCGTCGCCCAAGGTGAATTGGTCCCCCTCTATTGTGCCATAACAGTCAAGAACAGTAAAGCCTGCTTCGGTAAACAACTGTCGGAGTTCGGCCAGCGTGTACACGTAATGTTGGGCTGTTCGGGTTTGGGTTTCACCTGCCCGCACATAGGTGAGGTGCGAATCAATCCGGCTTTCGAAGGGGACGTATTCGTTTTCAACCAGAAATAATATAGGTTCATCTTCTCCATCACCAACCGGTTGCCAGTTACGCGCCTGGTATTCAGGCAATACCGATTCGGCAAGCATTTCAGAATGAGCGAGGAACCGCCCGCCCGGTTTCAGCATATCTGCAATGCGCGTCAAAAATGCCAGCATGTCGTGGCGGGGAAAGAAACTGAAACTATTGCCTAAACAATAAGCAGCATCGTAGGAAGCCAATGCACCTAAATCGCTTTCGGGCATGGTCAGGAATTCTGCCTTCAAAGCGGTCAATGCCAATTTTTCAGCTTTGGCAGTGGCCTTCATTTCGGCAATGTACTCCTCCGAAATGTCGACTCCCGTAACGTGGGCACCCATCCGCGCCAACGGTAACGCATGACGACCATACCCACAGAAAATATCTATCAAACGGTCATCGGGGCCAAAATCCAGCGTTTCAACGAGCAATT contains:
- a CDS encoding SAM-dependent methyltransferase, coding for MAWYHNFFHGLPQAAWKAAQTEEQTQLDLELLVETLDFGPDDRLIDIFCGYGRHALPLARMGAHVTGVDISEEYIAEMKATAKAEKLALTALKAEFLTMPESDLGALASYDAAYCLGNSFSFFPRHDMLAFLTRIADMLKPGGRFLAHSEMLAESVLPEYQARNWQPVGDGEDEPILFLVENEYVPFESRIDSHLTYVRAGETQTRTAQHYVYTLAELRQLFTEAGFTVLDCYGTIEGDQFTLGDEAVWILAKKK